A portion of the Lolium rigidum isolate FL_2022 chromosome 1, APGP_CSIRO_Lrig_0.1, whole genome shotgun sequence genome contains these proteins:
- the LOC124683608 gene encoding ADP-ribosylation factor 3, which produces MGIVFTRLFSSVFGNREARILVLGLDNAGKTTILYRLQMGEVVSTIPTIGFNVETVQYNNIKFQVWDLGGQTSIRPYWRCYFPNTQAIIYVVDSSDTDRLVTAKEEFHSILEEDELKGAVVLVYANKQDLPGALDDAAITESLELHKIKSRQWSIFKTSAIKGEGLFEGLDWLSNTLKSGSS; this is translated from the exons AGCCCGCATCCTCGTCCTCGGCCTGGACAATGCCGGAAAGACGACCATTCTCT ATCGGCTGCAGATGGGGGAGGTCGTCTCCACCATCCCAA CGATCGGGTTCAACGTGGAGACGGTCCAGTACAACAACATCAAATTCCAAGTTTGGGATCTCG GTGGCCAAACAAGCATCAG GCCATACTGGAGATGCTACTTTCCAAACACTCaagctatcatatatgttgtcgaTTCAAGTGATACTGATAGGCTGGTAACTGCAAAAGAAGAATTTCATTCCATCCTTGAG GAGGATGAGCTGAAAGGTGCGGTCGTCCTTGTGTACGCAAATAAACAG GACCTGCCAGGTGCACTTGATGATGCTGCCATAACGGAGTCATTAGAACTTCACAAGATTAAGAGCCGCCAATGGTCAATTTTCAAAACCTCTGCCATAAAAGGGGAGGGCCTTTTTGAAGGCTTGGACTG GCTCAGTAATACGCTCAAATCTGGAAGCAGCTAA
- the LOC124682630 gene encoding auxin-induced protein AUX28-like: MMKYLILLINTALSRCWPSTARPFVYFEMLVHDMYMNLGSNPFYAQDGKSRGPYPWTPHETRVIVMTQTKRPPTKHILGDSRSMSSRTGMVAIDDQYTTSAKAQEVAVAAKKVEQLFLKVSIDVAPYLRKVDLWMYEGYRYCSGGRVEPCIGQFP, translated from the exons ATGATGAAATATTTGATCCTGCTGATCAACACGGCATTATCTAGATGTTGGCCTTCCACGGCAAGACCATTTGTTTACTTTGAAATGCTTGTTCATGACAT GTATATGAATCTTGGATCAAACCCTTTCTATGCACAAGACGGAAAAAGTCGGGGGCCATATCCTTGGACACCTCATGAAACCAGGGTCATTGTTATGACACAGACGAAGAGGCCGCCGACGAAGCACATACTGGGCGACAGCCGGAGCATGTCCTCAAGGACCGGGATGGTCGCCATCGACGATCAGTACACCACATCCGCCAA gGCACAAGAGGTGGCAGTAGCAGCCAAGAAGGTTGAGCAGCTATTTCTGAAGGTGAGCATTGATGTGGCGCCATACCTCAGGAAGGTCGACCTCTGGATGTATGAAGGGTACAG ATATTGCAGCGGGGGAAGGGTCGAACCATGCATTGGTCAATTTCCCTAA